A DNA window from Sphingopyxis macrogoltabida contains the following coding sequences:
- a CDS encoding M23 family metallopeptidase → MSEALGEALLYLRTDDRGLEAGIKKNHAASDALGMSFDDTSGKATKMGGALRDAGKEAGAAGGKTGEYSREIAKLKAMLDPAWGSMQKFRQEAIVARQALDAGAISHRQYVEAMKLSAAQAGILTNVQAKATQITGAQRAGITQLNQNVGDMATMWALGAQPMQIFTSQIGQVAQAMQLASGGTSRYAAILGSPWILAASTAAVVLVPLIANLFETEEATDKAGKANETWADKLDRSKHSIDEVRAALRDYNAEQKKATETTLDAAAAVAAQAEAELRAALALRQKLAAQLAAAEANASANAGQGTGGAAGAYTSGQLVGIAGQVNANEAAIARLTQDAQDAAANVADELAKLDTDVTANIKFQYEQRRKLARETIKDFEKLQKRLTELRKAEAADLAEASAQKRADRNSQSTVGDATRFISPVSGGTIRGRFGENRGNRNHAGIDIAVPVGTPVKAPADGVVIEAGTLPGYGNVVYIDHGRGTISRLAHLSKIGVSKGDVVSQGNVVGLSGGARGAPGAGNSRGPHVHQEVRVNGRPVDPRGGPFQTDPSSAQDKAEKLAEQAARAAEQEARRVERYTRDLAGLQDEALDLQAQLAETAEDRHQLEKQGLDIAIAEQRRRITDNADYTAAEKETLLAALEKKASLEKELLDRRRSEELARQQLDIAQALGSNQHDLLQMGLRLADTREERRDIELRLLDLTYQQERAELEAVLASKASTDAQKGIARARLAILDRLKAGDRQALEREYESPLERYKRELEGVGRNMNDEMEKVAVNGLDRLADGLTDVIMRAKSLGDMFKQVAKQIIADLIRIFIQQQLILPLLNMMGVGGGGGGIFGTLFGGGGAGGKVINAGSVLKKAGKFAGLFADGGLIPNGSFGIVGEAGPEPIFATGGGVGVLPNSALRAMGQGNPGDTYFDLRGAVMTEDLLRQMNAMSQAHARGAVSEYDRGVGGRVQDNLARRG, encoded by the coding sequence ATGTCTGAGGCGCTGGGTGAAGCCCTTCTTTACCTGCGCACCGACGATCGCGGGTTAGAGGCGGGGATCAAGAAGAACCATGCGGCGAGCGATGCCTTGGGCATGTCGTTCGACGACACGTCGGGCAAAGCGACGAAGATGGGCGGCGCGCTGCGCGATGCCGGCAAGGAAGCCGGGGCAGCGGGGGGCAAGACGGGCGAATATTCGCGCGAGATCGCCAAGCTGAAGGCGATGCTCGATCCCGCGTGGGGATCGATGCAGAAGTTCCGGCAGGAAGCGATCGTCGCGCGCCAGGCGCTCGACGCGGGCGCGATCTCGCATCGCCAATATGTCGAGGCGATGAAGCTGAGCGCGGCGCAGGCGGGCATCCTGACGAACGTCCAGGCGAAGGCCACCCAGATCACCGGCGCGCAGCGCGCGGGCATCACTCAGCTCAACCAGAATGTCGGCGACATGGCCACGATGTGGGCCTTGGGCGCACAGCCGATGCAAATCTTCACGTCGCAGATCGGGCAGGTGGCGCAGGCGATGCAGCTCGCGTCGGGCGGCACCAGCCGGTACGCGGCCATTCTCGGTAGTCCGTGGATATTGGCGGCATCGACGGCGGCCGTCGTGCTCGTTCCGCTGATCGCGAACCTTTTTGAAACCGAAGAAGCGACGGATAAGGCGGGTAAAGCCAACGAAACTTGGGCCGACAAGCTGGACCGCAGCAAGCATAGCATCGACGAAGTACGCGCGGCGCTTCGGGATTATAATGCTGAGCAGAAGAAGGCGACCGAAACGACCCTCGACGCCGCTGCCGCCGTCGCAGCTCAGGCCGAGGCGGAACTAAGGGCAGCGCTGGCACTCCGACAAAAATTGGCGGCCCAGCTCGCAGCTGCTGAAGCCAACGCGTCCGCCAATGCCGGTCAAGGCACGGGCGGCGCGGCAGGCGCCTACACCAGCGGGCAGCTTGTGGGTATCGCGGGGCAAGTGAATGCGAATGAGGCGGCGATCGCGCGACTGACCCAAGATGCGCAAGACGCCGCGGCCAACGTCGCCGACGAGCTGGCGAAGCTCGACACCGATGTGACGGCGAATATCAAGTTCCAGTATGAGCAGCGGCGCAAACTTGCGCGCGAAACGATCAAGGATTTCGAAAAGCTTCAAAAGCGGCTTACCGAGCTGCGCAAGGCGGAGGCGGCGGACCTTGCGGAAGCCAGCGCCCAAAAGCGCGCCGATCGCAACAGCCAGTCGACCGTCGGCGATGCGACCCGGTTCATTTCGCCGGTGTCGGGCGGCACGATCCGGGGCCGCTTCGGCGAGAACCGAGGCAACCGCAATCATGCCGGCATCGATATCGCCGTGCCGGTCGGAACGCCGGTCAAGGCGCCCGCCGATGGCGTGGTGATCGAGGCGGGCACGCTGCCCGGCTATGGCAATGTCGTCTATATCGACCATGGCCGGGGCACGATCAGCCGCTTGGCACATCTCAGCAAGATCGGGGTGAGCAAGGGCGATGTCGTCAGCCAGGGCAATGTCGTCGGCCTGTCGGGTGGCGCGCGCGGCGCGCCGGGTGCGGGAAACAGCCGCGGGCCGCATGTCCACCAGGAAGTGCGGGTCAACGGGCGTCCGGTCGATCCGCGCGGCGGACCGTTCCAGACCGATCCGTCGAGCGCCCAGGACAAGGCGGAGAAGCTCGCCGAACAGGCGGCGCGCGCGGCCGAGCAGGAAGCGCGGCGCGTCGAACGATATACGCGCGACCTTGCCGGGCTTCAGGACGAAGCGCTCGACCTTCAGGCGCAGCTCGCCGAGACGGCCGAAGATCGTCACCAGCTCGAAAAGCAGGGCCTCGATATCGCGATTGCCGAGCAGCGGCGGCGGATTACCGACAACGCCGATTACACGGCGGCCGAAAAAGAGACGCTGCTGGCGGCGCTGGAAAAGAAGGCCAGTCTCGAGAAGGAACTGCTCGACCGGCGCCGCTCCGAAGAGCTGGCGCGTCAGCAGCTCGACATCGCGCAGGCGCTGGGCTCGAACCAGCATGATTTACTCCAGATGGGGTTGCGGCTGGCCGATACGCGGGAGGAGCGGCGCGACATAGAATTGCGCCTGCTGGACCTGACCTATCAGCAGGAACGCGCCGAGCTGGAAGCGGTGCTGGCGAGCAAAGCCTCGACCGACGCCCAGAAAGGAATTGCGCGCGCGCGGCTGGCGATCCTCGACCGGCTGAAGGCGGGCGACCGGCAAGCGCTTGAGCGCGAATATGAAAGCCCGCTCGAACGCTACAAGCGCGAGCTTGAGGGCGTCGGCCGCAACATGAACGACGAGATGGAGAAGGTCGCGGTCAATGGCCTCGACCGCCTCGCCGATGGCCTGACGGACGTCATCATGCGCGCGAAGTCGCTGGGCGATATGTTCAAGCAGGTCGCGAAGCAGATCATCGCCGACCTGATCCGCATCTTTATCCAGCAGCAGCTTATCCTGCCCCTGCTCAACATGATGGGCGTCGGGGGCGGCGGCGGAGGTATTTTCGGGACGCTTTTCGGCGGCGGCGGGGCCGGTGGCAAGGTCATCAACGCCGGAAGCGTCCTGAAAAAGGCGGGCAAGTTCGCCGGGCTGTTCGCCGATGGCGGGCTGATCCCGAACGGCAGTTTCGGCATCGTCGGCGAAGCCGGGCCCGAACCGATATTCGCAACGGGCGGCGGCGTCGGCGTGCTGCCCAATTCGGCATTGCGGGCGATGGGGCAAGGCAACCCCGGCGACACCTATTTCGACCTGCGCGGCGCGGTGATGACCGAAGATTTGCTGCGGCAGATGAACGCCATGTCGCAGGCGCACGCGCGCGGCGCCGTCTCCGAATATGACCGCGGCGTCGGCGGGCGCGTCCAAGACAATCTCGCGAGGCGCGGCTGA
- a CDS encoding DUF6950 family protein, whose protein sequence is MAGLLIASAPIGAPHTVAAELRRWAVEPFDLGIANCGLSVIGYVARVTGAPVPAWLFAFGRRGAARLIDDGAQFEAAASRALSEMGCPETDAPAHGDVALVELPGSGLTACIRAGTLWAARGACSAELGPGTVRKAWRVACRRP, encoded by the coding sequence ATGGCCGGACTATTGATCGCGTCCGCGCCGATCGGCGCGCCTCACACGGTCGCGGCCGAGCTGCGGCGCTGGGCCGTCGAACCGTTCGACCTTGGCATAGCCAACTGCGGGCTGAGCGTGATCGGCTATGTCGCGCGGGTAACGGGCGCGCCGGTGCCGGCGTGGCTGTTCGCTTTCGGCCGCAGGGGCGCGGCGCGGCTGATCGACGACGGCGCACAATTCGAGGCTGCCGCCTCGCGTGCGCTGTCGGAAATGGGATGCCCGGAAACGGACGCGCCCGCGCATGGCGACGTGGCGCTGGTCGAACTGCCCGGTTCGGGCCTGACCGCGTGCATCCGCGCCGGGACGCTGTGGGCGGCACGCGGCGCCTGCTCGGCCGAGTTGGGTCCGGGGACCGTGCGCAAGGCATGGAGGGTCGCATGCCGCAGGCCCTGA
- a CDS encoding phage tail protein: MAGEPIYGDGAHRIADKSTREWSDNAALVIGDYAAHPDGYGLGYENVNWARIAREADCSDEPVETVTGETIARWRLWGTYALASEERRQVLADMLKACDGHVWQDADWKFNLMVGRYEEPTVVITDDHILSMTAKKGPQARHAVNAVKVIYTEAAIGYREQESATVADPDAEDDPNIDPQRVDALFAPHHNQAARIGKINLRQLGDRWHLSGALNLFGLNLIGERFCRVRSEMLDIDAVFKIGPLRLELAAGRVLPQALDEVHPDDWSFDAELEEGVPPLTPDMTPDVPTVPPPTDLVLSAVPIALGDTNGVAIGASWTIPRADLGFRARYRPVAGGEWVMMTVDEDAATARSGPVDSGTEYEVQVWSLTVGYRESTAITDTITPVAANVLGPPTELAAVGGVEEADIQFRMPVQASLAYARLYGSDTNDFGTAVQVGPDQVADPGDMVTITEIELPAGTRYYWARAFKAGSGQSALAGPVSATIS, from the coding sequence ATGGCGGGCGAGCCGATCTATGGCGACGGCGCGCACCGGATCGCCGACAAATCGACGCGCGAGTGGTCGGACAATGCGGCGCTGGTGATCGGCGACTATGCCGCGCATCCGGACGGCTATGGGCTCGGTTACGAGAATGTGAACTGGGCGCGGATCGCGCGCGAGGCGGATTGCAGCGACGAGCCGGTGGAGACGGTGACCGGCGAGACGATCGCGCGCTGGCGCCTGTGGGGCACCTATGCTCTGGCGAGCGAGGAACGCCGGCAGGTGCTGGCCGACATGCTGAAGGCGTGCGACGGGCATGTCTGGCAGGATGCCGACTGGAAGTTCAATCTGATGGTCGGGCGATACGAAGAGCCGACCGTCGTCATCACCGACGATCATATCCTGTCGATGACGGCGAAGAAGGGACCGCAGGCGCGTCACGCGGTGAACGCGGTCAAGGTCATCTATACCGAAGCGGCGATTGGATATCGCGAGCAGGAAAGCGCGACGGTCGCCGATCCCGACGCCGAGGACGATCCGAACATCGATCCGCAGCGGGTCGATGCGCTGTTCGCGCCGCATCACAACCAGGCGGCAAGGATCGGCAAGATCAACCTGCGCCAGCTTGGCGACCGCTGGCACCTGTCGGGCGCGCTCAACCTGTTCGGGCTCAACCTGATCGGCGAGCGTTTCTGCCGGGTCCGGTCGGAGATGCTGGATATCGACGCGGTGTTCAAGATCGGGCCGCTGCGGCTGGAGCTGGCGGCAGGGCGCGTGCTGCCGCAGGCGCTCGACGAAGTGCATCCCGACGATTGGTCATTCGACGCCGAGCTGGAAGAGGGCGTGCCGCCGCTGACGCCGGACATGACGCCCGACGTGCCGACCGTGCCGCCGCCGACCGACCTTGTGCTGTCGGCCGTGCCGATCGCGCTGGGCGACACCAACGGCGTCGCGATCGGCGCGAGCTGGACGATCCCGCGCGCCGACCTGGGCTTTCGCGCGCGCTATCGTCCGGTGGCGGGTGGCGAATGGGTGATGATGACGGTCGACGAGGACGCGGCGACGGCGCGCAGCGGGCCGGTCGATAGCGGCACCGAATATGAGGTGCAGGTTTGGTCCCTGACGGTCGGATATCGCGAGAGCACGGCAATCACCGACACGATCACGCCGGTTGCGGCCAATGTGTTGGGTCCGCCGACCGAACTGGCAGCGGTGGGCGGCGTCGAAGAGGCCGATATCCAGTTCCGGATGCCGGTGCAGGCGAGCCTTGCCTATGCGCGCCTCTATGGCAGCGACACGAATGATTTCGGGACGGCGGTGCAGGTCGGCCCCGATCAGGTCGCCGACCCCGGCGACATGGTGACGATCACCGAAATCGAGCTGCCGGCAGGCACGCGATATTATTGGGCGCGGGCGTTCAAGGCGGGGAGCGGCCAGTCCGCGCTCGCCGGGCCTGTGTCGGCAACGATCAGCTAG
- a CDS encoding SGNH/GDSL hydrolase family protein: protein MGVIADKFEEAFRDFTTAGVMSSGRFTPDKALIRALGMVIESQIVTSGLGFGNADTEAGLPVDGPADETSPHIVFVNDDPDAEKNGPWVWRNDAWEYYTEFYAALANVVAPLVAQAQAWAEGNDPGGPGTKSAKQWHDAAAALVAVLGDTWPLKPPAWSNALRGRYGIGGASALSLSGSAVQKSNIWSQDIYDAYGEPNVIEISGVAAAAGAYTPEIDIVLSVADLARIGIIPDDVAPPTISLRAAIMLSGLVNQNITTVVADGYGQVAFALRYDGANGSTVSAFSAARQDIVFYNNNAALHGSGYNPPGNPFAGSVGAMLADTGRFKGYKRSGFKVYATLNGKALTHLKIKIFGRAVAEGAYTLRLARLAVVAGSVIDDAKSYIDREDKEAATVSPSEYGFVTVQNASKVGVFGNSFSYGQFNPRGKNWIAKASAFTDYNFENLAISGDTVITQIERVRAGRISFGNRSAKDFGLTYAMLVAAENDPTYERNKDYADDIRAFCQTARSINGTPIIATEWLKEQFGGEYQVQLHALAAEFDGYFLNLTTTGRRFDNGRDLEFWGSGHPGVRTNHLFADPVTQFVRSLPRPRQSLKIFRRRPSYAVAGLDDLVYDSHFERAQRFMEIDSGHNSMVTAADKYMDALATSGGAIGYASNDSEYLKLQAGVAVAFADYATVDAILPGTDQTLDEVALLLSDPSVTVYVRDVLAAPYESAPPTGVRYERFTSTGNPAVVPGDTYTSDDAGLPGAFTIVGKVGAEVLMSPMDPNRAKRGAGTLTRTGGSGAPSITYTAAMPGAHPDYYTNFGKPEGHWVQVVGSSAGVFTVTDLRGRMQVDRIQFLIYKVGGFSLSDVRVRYKGASGKPAVPRPYFGPRARGKQLLAQTLCGTVGQLANWTVIGALNAGKHVGDNVGTPVGTTGYVTVNTVNKLKQAIAIPNDTREDREIEIRITCRRWVEKVNSGTYPVAAPITGDSFDWGQLQVELIEGGIAAVRTEEVGLHWKEVTFRCIVPAYTATLDVQISGTMGDIDIAEATVSFVAVDDWSAAVAGLSAQVTALDAQALALDARADAIEAAAALLDARVGVLEGGA, encoded by the coding sequence ATGGGCGTCATCGCCGACAAGTTTGAAGAGGCATTTCGCGATTTTACGACGGCGGGCGTCATGTCGAGCGGGAGGTTCACGCCCGACAAAGCGCTGATCCGCGCGCTGGGGATGGTGATCGAGAGCCAGATCGTGACGAGCGGGCTTGGCTTTGGCAATGCCGATACCGAGGCAGGGTTGCCGGTCGACGGGCCTGCCGACGAGACATCGCCGCATATCGTGTTCGTCAACGATGACCCGGACGCGGAAAAGAACGGCCCGTGGGTGTGGCGGAACGACGCCTGGGAATATTACACCGAGTTCTATGCCGCGCTGGCCAATGTCGTGGCCCCGCTGGTCGCGCAGGCGCAGGCATGGGCGGAAGGCAATGATCCGGGCGGGCCGGGCACGAAAAGTGCGAAGCAATGGCACGACGCAGCGGCTGCGTTGGTCGCCGTGCTCGGCGATACATGGCCGCTGAAGCCGCCAGCATGGAGCAACGCGCTGCGCGGGCGTTACGGGATCGGCGGGGCGAGTGCGTTGTCGCTGAGCGGCAGCGCCGTCCAGAAAAGCAATATCTGGTCGCAGGACATTTACGACGCCTATGGCGAACCGAATGTGATCGAGATCAGCGGGGTCGCGGCGGCGGCGGGCGCCTATACTCCCGAAATCGATATCGTGCTGAGCGTCGCCGACCTTGCCCGGATCGGAATCATCCCCGACGACGTGGCGCCGCCGACGATTTCGCTGCGCGCGGCGATCATGTTGTCCGGGCTGGTCAATCAGAACATCACGACGGTGGTGGCCGATGGTTATGGGCAGGTTGCGTTCGCGCTGCGGTATGACGGCGCGAACGGCAGCACGGTGTCGGCCTTCTCGGCCGCCCGGCAGGACATCGTTTTCTATAACAACAATGCCGCGCTGCACGGCAGCGGCTATAACCCGCCGGGCAATCCGTTCGCCGGCAGCGTCGGTGCGATGCTGGCCGACACTGGTCGGTTCAAAGGCTATAAGCGCAGCGGGTTCAAGGTCTATGCGACGCTAAACGGCAAGGCGCTGACGCACCTGAAAATCAAGATCTTCGGCCGCGCGGTGGCGGAAGGTGCCTATACGCTGCGCCTCGCGCGGCTGGCGGTGGTGGCCGGATCGGTGATCGACGACGCCAAGAGCTATATCGACCGCGAGGACAAGGAAGCCGCGACGGTTTCGCCGAGCGAATATGGCTTTGTGACCGTGCAGAACGCCAGCAAGGTCGGGGTGTTCGGAAACAGCTTTTCTTATGGCCAGTTCAATCCCCGCGGGAAAAACTGGATCGCCAAAGCGTCGGCGTTCACAGATTATAATTTCGAGAATTTGGCGATCTCCGGCGACACGGTGATCACCCAGATCGAGCGTGTCCGGGCTGGCCGCATTTCGTTCGGCAACCGCTCGGCAAAGGATTTCGGCCTGACCTATGCGATGCTGGTCGCCGCCGAAAATGACCCGACCTATGAGCGCAACAAGGACTATGCCGACGACATTCGCGCCTTTTGCCAGACAGCGCGCAGCATCAACGGCACGCCGATCATCGCGACCGAATGGCTGAAGGAACAGTTCGGCGGCGAGTATCAGGTGCAGCTCCACGCGTTGGCGGCCGAGTTCGACGGCTATTTCCTGAACCTGACGACGACGGGGCGGCGTTTCGACAATGGACGCGACCTTGAGTTCTGGGGCAGCGGCCATCCGGGGGTCCGCACGAACCATCTGTTCGCCGATCCGGTGACCCAGTTCGTGCGGAGCCTGCCGCGCCCGCGCCAATCGCTGAAAATCTTCCGCCGCCGTCCGTCCTACGCTGTCGCCGGCCTCGACGACCTGGTCTATGACAGCCACTTCGAGCGCGCGCAGCGGTTCATGGAAATCGACAGTGGCCACAATTCGATGGTCACGGCGGCCGACAAATATATGGACGCGCTCGCCACGAGCGGCGGCGCGATCGGTTATGCCAGCAACGATAGCGAGTATTTGAAGCTGCAAGCCGGCGTGGCGGTCGCGTTCGCTGATTATGCGACGGTCGACGCGATCCTACCGGGCACCGACCAGACGCTGGACGAGGTGGCGCTGCTGCTTTCCGATCCATCGGTCACCGTCTATGTCCGCGACGTGCTGGCGGCACCCTATGAGAGCGCGCCGCCGACCGGCGTGCGCTATGAGCGCTTCACGTCGACCGGCAACCCCGCCGTCGTGCCCGGCGATACCTATACGTCGGACGATGCGGGACTGCCCGGCGCGTTCACCATCGTCGGCAAGGTCGGTGCCGAGGTGCTGATGTCGCCGATGGACCCGAACCGAGCGAAGCGCGGCGCCGGAACGCTGACCCGGACAGGCGGCAGCGGCGCGCCGTCGATCACCTACACGGCGGCGATGCCGGGGGCTCACCCCGACTATTACACGAACTTCGGCAAGCCTGAGGGGCATTGGGTTCAGGTGGTCGGCAGCAGCGCGGGCGTGTTCACAGTTACCGACCTGCGCGGGCGGATGCAGGTCGATCGCATCCAGTTCCTGATCTATAAGGTCGGCGGCTTCTCGCTCAGCGACGTGCGCGTGCGCTACAAGGGCGCGAGCGGCAAGCCTGCGGTGCCGAGGCCCTATTTCGGGCCGCGTGCCCGCGGTAAGCAGCTTCTCGCGCAGACGCTTTGCGGCACGGTCGGCCAGCTCGCCAACTGGACGGTGATCGGGGCGCTCAATGCGGGCAAGCACGTCGGCGATAATGTCGGGACGCCTGTCGGCACGACGGGCTATGTCACCGTCAACACGGTCAACAAGCTGAAGCAGGCAATCGCCATCCCGAACGACACACGGGAAGACCGCGAGATCGAAATCAGGATCACGTGCCGCCGCTGGGTGGAGAAGGTAAATAGCGGAACCTATCCGGTCGCGGCGCCGATCACTGGTGACAGCTTCGACTGGGGGCAGTTGCAGGTCGAGCTGATCGAAGGCGGCATCGCGGCGGTGCGGACGGAAGAAGTCGGGCTGCATTGGAAGGAGGTGACGTTCCGGTGCATCGTGCCGGCGTACACGGCGACGCTGGACGTGCAGATCAGCGGCACCATGGGCGATATCGACATCGCTGAAGCAACGGTGTCGTTCGTGGCGGTCGATGACTGGTCGGCTGCTGTGGCGGGGCTCAGTGCGCAGGTCACCGCGCTCGATGCGCAGGCGTTGGCGCTTGACGCCAGGGCGGATGCGATAGAGGCAGCAGCGGCGCTTCTGGACGCGCGGGTCGGGGTTCTTGAGGGTGGCGCCTAG
- a CDS encoding ATP-dependent DNA helicase translates to MPPAPLPLPAIHASHVGIWIADAGGRVQRVGRGEAIAAVAATPHLFINATLTGDRLGYPELSGLDLLELFAFLYPARFAVPTPAGIAAAAGIAAPKAEEEIAAFLPLAAAAMLASLTDPDWPEREGAWHALQALARQRWPWTPLVQPALAAPDKADRWLFARLPEWEEVPPRAQPRQVRIAEADVAARLDRLTGDGAERRPGQQDYARATAAIFEPRDRKDAPQMLVAEAGTGIGKTLGYLAPAKQWIDQSAGAVCISTFTKALQRQLARETEKLYPDAATHREKVVVRKGRENYLCLLNLEDALQGGFSERAAILAQLVARWAAYTRDGDMIGGDLPGWLPALFRRNGTTALTDRRGECIYAGCPHFRKCFIERSARAATQADIVIANHALTMVQAARPRDAGAAATRLIFDEGHHLWDAADSMFAAALTGQEAVEIRRWVLGPEGKSRGRRRGLAARLADVASYDEAGDRAIQAAIAAAAELPGDGWLGRLGENAPWGAIEQLLAAVRGQVYARAVDTRTADSGYGLETELAEPDASLVTAAAGASDALEALLRPLMTLGKRLDALIEDPPDWLDGQARARVDGARHSLGTRIDTLGGWLSLLGRVGGPADPDFVDWLAVDRFDGREYDCGLHRHWLDPARPVAEAVYRPAQGVLVTSATLRSGSHAGANGGWAEADIRTGARHMDGPVHHFAVPSPFDYARQSEVLIVTDIARGDLPALAGAYSRLIEASGGGALGLFSAIRRLRIVHARIADRLARAGLPLYAQHVDPLDTGTLVDIFRADPHASLLGTDALRDGVDVPGDSLRLVVMEGVPWPRPTILHAARRAAQGGSVYDDMVIRGRIAQAFGRLIRRSDDFGQFVMLSPSFPSRLLGAFPEGTPIRRLPLDEVVNHVAAANVERRKSAFAAFSPS, encoded by the coding sequence GTGCCTCCCGCTCCGCTTCCCCTGCCCGCTATCCACGCAAGCCATGTCGGCATCTGGATCGCCGATGCCGGCGGGCGCGTCCAGCGGGTCGGCCGGGGCGAAGCGATCGCCGCGGTCGCGGCAACGCCGCACCTGTTCATCAATGCGACGCTGACCGGCGACCGGCTTGGCTACCCCGAGCTTTCGGGGCTCGACCTGCTCGAACTCTTCGCGTTCCTTTACCCCGCGCGCTTCGCGGTTCCGACCCCGGCCGGTATCGCCGCGGCGGCCGGCATCGCGGCGCCAAAGGCAGAGGAGGAAATCGCCGCATTCCTGCCGCTCGCCGCCGCGGCGATGCTCGCCAGCCTTACCGATCCCGACTGGCCCGAACGCGAGGGCGCCTGGCACGCCCTGCAGGCGCTGGCCCGCCAGCGCTGGCCATGGACGCCGCTGGTCCAGCCGGCGCTGGCGGCGCCCGACAAGGCCGACCGCTGGCTGTTCGCCCGCCTGCCCGAGTGGGAAGAAGTTCCGCCGCGCGCGCAGCCGCGGCAGGTGCGCATCGCCGAGGCCGATGTCGCGGCGCGGCTCGACCGGCTGACCGGCGACGGTGCCGAGCGGCGGCCGGGGCAGCAGGATTATGCGCGCGCGACCGCCGCGATCTTCGAGCCGCGCGACCGCAAGGACGCACCGCAGATGCTCGTCGCCGAAGCCGGGACCGGGATCGGCAAGACTTTGGGCTATCTGGCGCCGGCAAAGCAATGGATCGACCAGTCGGCGGGCGCGGTCTGCATTTCGACCTTCACCAAGGCCCTGCAGCGGCAATTGGCACGCGAGACCGAAAAGCTTTACCCCGACGCCGCGACGCACCGCGAAAAGGTGGTCGTGCGCAAGGGGCGCGAAAACTACCTCTGCCTGCTCAACCTCGAGGACGCGTTGCAGGGCGGCTTTTCGGAGCGGGCCGCGATCCTTGCCCAGCTCGTCGCGCGCTGGGCCGCCTATACGCGCGACGGCGACATGATCGGCGGCGACCTGCCGGGCTGGCTCCCGGCATTGTTCCGCCGCAACGGCACCACCGCACTGACCGACCGGCGCGGCGAGTGCATCTATGCCGGCTGTCCGCATTTCCGCAAATGCTTCATCGAACGCTCGGCGCGCGCCGCGACGCAGGCCGACATCGTCATCGCCAACCACGCGCTGACGATGGTGCAGGCGGCGCGTCCGCGGGACGCAGGCGCTGCGGCAACGCGACTGATCTTCGACGAGGGCCATCATCTGTGGGATGCCGCCGACAGCATGTTCGCGGCGGCGCTGACCGGGCAGGAAGCGGTGGAAATCCGCCGCTGGGTGCTGGGCCCCGAGGGCAAGTCGCGCGGACGGCGGCGCGGACTCGCGGCGCGGCTCGCCGATGTCGCGAGCTATGACGAGGCAGGCGATCGCGCGATCCAGGCGGCGATCGCCGCCGCGGCAGAACTGCCCGGTGACGGCTGGCTGGGCCGACTCGGCGAGAATGCCCCGTGGGGCGCGATCGAACAGCTGCTCGCCGCGGTGCGCGGACAGGTCTATGCCCGCGCAGTCGACACGCGGACCGCCGATAGCGGCTATGGCCTCGAAACCGAACTCGCCGAGCCCGACGCATCGCTCGTGACGGCGGCGGCGGGCGCAAGCGATGCGCTCGAAGCGCTGCTCCGCCCGTTGATGACGCTCGGCAAACGGCTCGACGCGCTGATCGAAGATCCGCCCGACTGGCTCGACGGGCAAGCGCGCGCGCGCGTCGACGGCGCGCGCCACAGTCTCGGCACGCGGATCGACACGCTCGGCGGCTGGCTGTCGCTGCTCGGGCGCGTCGGCGGCCCCGCCGACCCCGATTTCGTCGACTGGCTCGCGGTCGACCGCTTCGACGGGCGCGAATATGATTGCGGCCTGCACCGCCACTGGCTCGATCCCGCGCGGCCGGTCGCCGAGGCCGTCTACCGCCCCGCACAGGGCGTGCTGGTGACGTCGGCGACGTTGCGCAGCGGCAGCCATGCGGGCGCCAACGGGGGCTGGGCCGAGGCCGACATCCGTACTGGGGCGCGGCACATGGACGGGCCGGTGCATCATTTCGCGGTGCCGAGCCCGTTCGACTATGCGCGGCAATCGGAGGTGCTGATCGTCACCGATATCGCGCGCGGCGACCTGCCCGCGCTCGCCGGTGCGTACAGCCGGCTGATCGAGGCGTCGGGTGGCGGCGCGCTGGGGCTGTTCAGCGCGATCCGGCGGCTGCGCATCGTCCATGCGCGCATCGCCGACCGGCTCGCACGCGCCGGGCTGCCGCTCTATGCGCAACATGTCGATCCGCTCGACACCGGGACGCTCGTCGACATTTTCCGCGCCGACCCGCACGCCTCGCTGCTCGGCACCGATGCCCTGCGCGACGGCGTCGATGTGCCCGGCGATTCGCTCCGCCTCGTCGTGATGGAGGGGGTGCCCTGGCCGCGCCCGACGATCCTCCACGCTGCGCGTCGCGCGGCGCAGGGCGGCAGCGTCTATGACGATATGGTGATCCGCGGCCGCATCGCGCAGGCGTTCGGGCGGCTGATCCGGCGCAGCGACGATTTCGGGCAGTTCGTCATGCTCTCGCCCAGCTTCCCGTCGCGCCTGCTCGGCGCCTTTCCGGAGGGCACGCCGATCCGCCGCCTGCCGCTCGACGAGGTGGTCAATCATGTCGCCGCCGCGAACGTCGAACGGCGAAAAAGCGCTTTTGCCGCCTTTTCACCGTCATAA